The Fervidibacillus albus genome contains a region encoding:
- the rseP gene encoding RIP metalloprotease RseP codes for MSTFSTVIAFMILFGALVFFHEFGHFLFAKRAGILCREFAIGFGPKLFAWKKNETMYTVRLLPVGGYVRMAGEDPEMIELRPGLVVGLLLDQEGTVKKIILNQKEKYPEARIVEVEYADMERELVIRGYEQDEETIQQFKVDEQACYVENGVETQIAPWNRQFHSKPLLARTLAIFAGPLFNFLLAAVIFIFLGLVQGNPSNEPILGEMTEDGSAIEAGLEEGDIVYAIDGAEVTSWFDIVEIIQENPEKTLTFQIERDGQFLEIPVVPQNIDGEGKIGVYQSMDKSPLNAFLSGVVQTVFWTKQIFIILGDLITGGFTIDALAGPVGIYASTEVVAQTGIYSLMRWGALLSINLGIMNLLPIPALDGGRLVFLGIEAVRGKPIDKNKEGFVHFIGFALLFLLMLVVTWNDIQRFFLN; via the coding sequence ATGAGCACATTTAGTACTGTGATCGCCTTCATGATTTTGTTTGGTGCCCTCGTATTTTTTCATGAATTCGGCCATTTTCTGTTCGCAAAACGGGCCGGTATATTATGTCGTGAGTTTGCAATCGGCTTCGGTCCGAAACTGTTCGCATGGAAAAAAAATGAAACGATGTATACGGTTCGGCTTCTTCCAGTAGGTGGATATGTACGAATGGCCGGTGAAGATCCGGAAATGATCGAACTGCGTCCCGGTCTCGTCGTCGGTCTCCTTTTAGATCAAGAAGGTACCGTAAAAAAAATAATTTTAAACCAAAAGGAAAAATATCCGGAAGCGAGAATCGTCGAAGTAGAATATGCGGATATGGAACGGGAATTGGTGATTCGCGGTTATGAACAGGACGAAGAAACCATTCAGCAATTCAAAGTTGATGAACAGGCGTGCTACGTGGAAAATGGGGTGGAAACGCAAATTGCCCCATGGAATCGTCAATTTCATTCAAAGCCGTTACTCGCCCGAACGTTGGCAATTTTTGCTGGACCGTTGTTTAACTTTCTTTTAGCTGCTGTCATCTTTATTTTTCTCGGACTCGTTCAAGGAAATCCATCTAATGAGCCCATATTAGGGGAAATGACAGAAGACGGGTCAGCAATCGAAGCGGGTTTAGAGGAAGGGGACATCGTTTATGCAATCGACGGGGCGGAAGTAACGAGTTGGTTCGATATCGTTGAAATTATTCAAGAAAATCCGGAAAAAACGTTAACCTTCCAAATCGAAAGGGACGGACAATTTTTAGAAATTCCCGTTGTCCCACAAAATATCGATGGTGAAGGAAAAATCGGTGTTTATCAATCGATGGACAAATCTCCACTGAATGCCTTTTTATCTGGAGTTGTGCAAACGGTCTTTTGGACAAAACAAATTTTTATCATTTTAGGTGATTTAATTACCGGTGGATTTACGATCGATGCTTTGGCCGGTCCCGTAGGAATTTACGCATCGACGGAAGTAGTTGCACAAACAGGAATCTATAGTTTAATGAGATGGGGAGCACTGCTTAGCATTAACTTAGGGATTATGAACCTATTACCAATCCCGGCCCTTGATGGGGGTAGATTAGTCTTTTTAGGGATCGAAGCCGTTAGAGGAAAACCGATTGATAAAAATAAAGAAGGATTCGTTCATTTTATCGGTTTCGCCTTACTCTTTTTGCTAATGCTCGTCGTAACATGGAACGATATTCAACGGTTTTTTCTCAACTGA
- a CDS encoding proline--tRNA ligase produces the protein MKQSKMFIPTLREVPSEAEIKSHQYLVRAGFIRQVASGIYTFLPLGKRVLQKIETIIREEMDAISAVEMFMPALQPAELWQETGRWYSYGAELMRIEDRHDRPFVLGPTHEEVITSHIRDEIKSYKRLPLTVYQIQTKFRDEKRPRFGLLRGREFIMKDAYSFHTNKESLDETYDLMFQAYANILTRLGLDFRAVIADSGAIGGKDTHEFMVLSETGEDTIAFSDESDYAANIEMAEVVTEYTKKQEDEQPLKKVDTKQSKTIDEVAQFLNVSHKDCIKSLLFVVDDEFVLVLVRGDHEVNDVKLKNVLNATIVELATPEQTEEILGCPIGFVGPIGANGVKIVADRAVQSIVNGVCGANEIGMHYINVNPDRDFRVDEYADLRFIQVGDPSPDGKGKIQFAKGIEVGHVFKLGTRYSEAMNATYLDENGKSQVMIMGCYGIGVSRLLAAVAEQMADEKGLVWPNSIAPFTVHLIIVNKKDQTQQQLATEVYEKLKEHGIEVLYDDRNERAGVKFADADLIGIPLRIIIGKNANQGIVELKWRDSGESKEIKGDELLNEIETILKA, from the coding sequence ATGAAGCAAAGTAAAATGTTTATTCCGACGTTAAGGGAAGTTCCATCGGAAGCAGAAATCAAAAGCCATCAATATTTAGTAAGGGCGGGGTTCATCCGACAAGTAGCGAGTGGAATTTACACGTTTCTCCCCTTAGGAAAAAGGGTATTACAAAAAATCGAAACGATTATTCGGGAAGAGATGGATGCAATATCGGCTGTGGAAATGTTCATGCCTGCATTACAACCGGCGGAATTGTGGCAAGAAACAGGCCGTTGGTATTCGTACGGTGCTGAATTAATGCGCATCGAAGACCGTCACGACCGTCCGTTTGTTTTAGGTCCAACCCATGAAGAGGTTATTACGAGTCATATTCGGGATGAAATAAAAAGTTATAAACGACTCCCACTTACCGTTTATCAAATTCAAACGAAATTTCGGGATGAAAAACGTCCCCGTTTCGGATTGTTACGCGGTCGCGAATTTATCATGAAGGACGCCTATTCCTTCCATACGAATAAAGAAAGTTTAGATGAGACGTACGATTTAATGTTTCAAGCTTATGCCAATATACTTACCCGTCTCGGTTTAGACTTCCGGGCGGTAATTGCCGACTCAGGGGCAATCGGTGGGAAGGATACCCATGAGTTTATGGTTTTATCTGAAACGGGAGAAGATACGATTGCCTTTTCGGATGAATCGGATTATGCTGCGAATATTGAAATGGCTGAAGTTGTTACAGAATATACGAAAAAACAAGAAGATGAACAACCGTTGAAAAAAGTAGATACGAAGCAATCGAAGACGATCGATGAAGTTGCCCAATTTTTAAACGTTTCCCATAAGGATTGCATCAAATCCCTTCTCTTTGTCGTTGACGACGAATTTGTCCTCGTATTAGTTCGGGGCGATCATGAAGTTAACGATGTGAAATTGAAAAATGTACTCAATGCTACAATCGTCGAATTGGCGACACCGGAACAGACGGAGGAAATCCTCGGGTGCCCGATTGGATTTGTCGGACCGATCGGAGCAAACGGTGTGAAAATTGTAGCCGATAGAGCCGTTCAGTCCATTGTTAACGGCGTTTGTGGTGCAAATGAAATCGGAATGCATTACATTAATGTCAATCCAGATCGGGATTTTCGTGTTGACGAATATGCGGACCTTCGTTTTATTCAAGTAGGGGATCCGTCACCCGATGGAAAAGGGAAGATTCAATTTGCTAAGGGTATTGAAGTCGGTCACGTGTTTAAGCTCGGAACACGATATAGCGAAGCGATGAATGCTACGTACTTAGATGAAAATGGAAAAAGCCAAGTGATGATAATGGGGTGTTACGGAATCGGTGTTTCCCGACTGCTCGCGGCGGTTGCTGAGCAAATGGCCGATGAAAAGGGTCTCGTATGGCCGAATTCGATTGCTCCCTTTACCGTTCATTTGATCATTGTGAACAAGAAGGATCAAACCCAGCAGCAATTAGCAACGGAAGTGTATGAAAAGTTAAAAGAACACGGAATAGAAGTTTTGTACGACGATCGGAATGAACGGGCAGGAGTGAAATTTGCAGACGCAGATTTAATCGGTATCCCCCTTCGAATCATTATCGGAAAAAATGCTAATCAAGGAATCGTAGAATTAAAATGGCGCGATTCCGGTGAGTCGAAGGAAATAAAAGGGGACGAGTTATTGAACGAAATTGAAACAATTTTGAAGGCTTGA
- a CDS encoding PolC-type DNA polymerase III has translation MTNQKEHEKRERFQILLNQIEFNDDQRVPYFQNGKIEKLIVERETKTWLFHFSLPTILPFSVFQQFALQLQRAFQHIATVHFTIETKQKELEPKNVVDYWQYCIKQLDGMSPALLSLLNDQIPKVSGNQLFVYARNEMEAITLKKKYGEPIIRIYEQCGFPPLQFHIEDQYKEDNGEYAEFLEKKKQEDEIRAKQAIVEMQRRQETNVESEQKEGPVVIGYPIQPDQQVRRLEEITEEERRIVVEGYIFECETKVLRSGRTLLECKITDYTNSILVKMFSKDTKEDGEKLKQVKKGMWIRVRGNVQNDTFVRDLVLIANDINEIKGKERTDTAETKRVELHLHTPMSQMDAVSSVNALVTQAKKWGHKAVAITDHSVAQSFPEAYYAGQKNDIKIIYGMEANVVDDGIPIAYNPTHRKLDEETYVVFDVETTGLSAMYHKIIELAAVKIQNGEIIDRFESFANPKHPLSATTIELTGITDEMVKNAPDVEDVLQDFYEWSKYTTLVAHNASFDISFLNAGYDKIGFGKVTNPVVDTLELARFLYPELKNHRLNTLAKKFNVELTKHHRAIYDAEATGHLLIKMLKDVEQKGIFYHDELNEYGKNETAYQRTRPFHCTILVKNHTGLKNLFKLISLSHIQYFYRVPRIPRSVLQTYREGLLIGSGCGVGELFEAAQQKPLEELEEIGKFYDYFEVHPKEVYQTDDVFESEKQVEETIAKIVSLGEKLDIPVVATGNVHYLHPEDKIYRKILIASQGGANRLNRQTLPDVHFRTTDEMLTSFQFLGQEKAEEIVVTNSNKIADFIETVKPIKDDLYTPKIEGAEEEIRSMSYRQARNIYGDPLPEIVEKRLEKELKSIIENGFAVIYLIAHKLVKKSLDDGYLVGSRGSVGSSFVATMTEITEVNPLPPHYVCPSCQHSQFFNDGSVGSGYDLPDRNCPKCGTLYKKDGHDIPFETFLGFKGDKVPDIDLNFSGEYQPTAHNYTKVLFGEDYVYRAGTIGTVADKTAYGFVKGYAEDHQLVLRQAEIDRLSKGLTGVKRTTGQHPGGIIVVPDYMDIYDFTPIQYPADAQDSEWRTTHFDFHSIHDNLLKLDILGHDDPTVIRMLQDLSGIDPKTIPTDDPEVMKIFRTTEPLGVTEEQIMCKTGTLGIPEFGTRFVRQMLEDTNPTTFSELVQISGLSHGTDVWLGNAQELIRNGTCTLSEVIGCRDDIMVYLIYQGIEPSLAFKIMESVRKGKGLTEEMESEMRKQNVPDWYIDSCKKIKYMFPKAHATAYVLMAVRIAYFKVHHPLLFYAAYFTVRAEDFDLEAMIRGSNAIRARILEIEEKGIGASQKEKNLLTVLEIALEMCERGFSFKNIDLYRSTASEFIIDGNSLIPPFNAVPGLGTSVAMNIVKAREKGEFLSKEDLQQRGKVSKTILEYLEKQGCLDSLPEQNQLSLF, from the coding sequence TTGACTAATCAAAAGGAGCACGAAAAACGAGAACGATTCCAAATATTATTAAATCAAATCGAATTCAACGATGATCAAAGGGTCCCGTATTTTCAAAACGGAAAAATTGAAAAATTGATCGTGGAGCGAGAAACAAAAACGTGGCTCTTTCATTTTAGCTTACCGACAATTCTTCCATTTTCCGTTTTTCAACAGTTCGCCCTCCAGTTACAAAGGGCATTTCAACATATCGCGACCGTACATTTTACGATTGAGACGAAACAGAAGGAACTCGAACCGAAAAACGTTGTCGACTATTGGCAGTATTGTATAAAGCAGTTGGACGGAATGTCTCCCGCATTACTTTCTTTATTGAATGATCAAATTCCGAAAGTTTCCGGAAATCAATTGTTCGTTTATGCAAGAAATGAGATGGAGGCAATAACGTTAAAGAAAAAATACGGTGAGCCGATTATTCGAATTTACGAACAATGCGGTTTTCCACCTCTTCAGTTTCATATCGAGGACCAGTATAAAGAAGATAACGGGGAATATGCGGAATTTCTCGAAAAAAAGAAGCAGGAAGATGAAATCCGAGCGAAACAAGCAATCGTTGAAATGCAAAGAAGACAGGAGACGAACGTGGAATCGGAACAAAAGGAAGGTCCGGTCGTCATTGGATACCCTATACAGCCCGACCAACAGGTTCGGAGATTAGAAGAGATTACCGAAGAAGAAAGAAGAATCGTCGTTGAAGGATATATTTTCGAGTGTGAAACGAAAGTACTTCGAAGTGGTCGGACCTTATTGGAATGTAAAATAACGGACTATACGAATTCTATTTTAGTGAAAATGTTTTCGAAAGATACGAAGGAAGACGGTGAAAAACTGAAACAAGTTAAAAAAGGAATGTGGATTCGCGTCCGTGGAAACGTTCAAAACGACACCTTCGTCCGTGACCTCGTTTTAATTGCCAACGACATTAATGAAATCAAAGGAAAAGAAAGAACGGACACGGCGGAAACGAAACGGGTGGAGTTGCATTTGCACACGCCGATGAGTCAAATGGATGCTGTATCATCGGTCAACGCCCTTGTCACCCAAGCAAAAAAATGGGGGCATAAAGCTGTTGCTATTACCGATCATTCGGTAGCCCAATCGTTTCCAGAAGCGTATTATGCCGGACAAAAAAACGACATTAAAATCATTTACGGCATGGAAGCAAACGTCGTCGATGACGGAATTCCGATTGCCTATAATCCGACTCACCGGAAACTTGACGAGGAAACGTACGTCGTTTTCGATGTGGAAACGACCGGATTATCTGCCATGTATCATAAAATTATCGAATTAGCTGCTGTAAAAATACAAAACGGAGAAATTATCGATCGATTTGAATCGTTCGCAAATCCGAAACATCCATTGTCAGCGACGACGATCGAGTTGACAGGGATTACCGATGAGATGGTGAAAAACGCACCGGATGTGGAGGACGTATTACAAGACTTTTATGAATGGTCAAAGTATACGACGTTGGTAGCCCATAATGCCTCCTTTGATATTAGTTTTCTAAATGCTGGATACGACAAAATCGGCTTTGGAAAAGTTACGAATCCGGTAGTTGACACTTTGGAATTGGCACGATTTTTATACCCGGAATTAAAAAATCACCGTTTAAATACGTTAGCGAAAAAATTCAATGTCGAATTGACAAAACACCATCGGGCTATTTATGACGCAGAAGCGACGGGCCATTTATTGATTAAAATGCTCAAAGATGTGGAACAAAAAGGAATTTTTTATCATGATGAATTAAACGAATACGGAAAAAATGAAACGGCTTATCAACGAACGCGCCCATTTCACTGTACAATCCTTGTCAAAAATCATACCGGCTTGAAAAATTTATTTAAATTAATTTCACTATCCCATATCCAATATTTTTATCGCGTACCTCGTATACCGCGATCGGTTTTACAAACGTATCGAGAAGGGCTATTGATCGGATCCGGTTGTGGGGTGGGGGAATTATTCGAAGCAGCCCAGCAAAAACCGTTGGAAGAATTAGAAGAAATCGGGAAGTTTTACGACTATTTCGAAGTGCATCCAAAAGAAGTGTATCAAACGGATGATGTGTTCGAGTCAGAAAAACAAGTGGAAGAAACGATCGCCAAAATTGTCTCCCTCGGTGAAAAATTGGACATCCCAGTCGTTGCGACGGGAAACGTTCATTATTTGCACCCGGAAGATAAAATTTATCGAAAAATATTAATCGCTTCCCAAGGTGGAGCGAATCGACTGAATCGACAAACGTTACCGGATGTCCATTTCCGTACGACCGATGAAATGTTAACATCCTTTCAATTTTTAGGACAAGAAAAGGCAGAAGAAATCGTCGTAACGAATTCGAATAAAATCGCCGACTTCATAGAAACGGTTAAACCGATCAAAGATGATTTATATACACCGAAAATCGAAGGAGCCGAAGAAGAAATTCGTTCGATGAGTTACCGACAAGCACGAAACATTTACGGAGATCCCCTTCCAGAAATCGTTGAAAAACGACTGGAAAAGGAATTGAAAAGTATTATTGAAAACGGATTTGCAGTCATTTATTTGATCGCCCATAAGCTTGTGAAAAAATCCCTCGACGATGGATACCTTGTCGGATCAAGGGGATCGGTCGGTTCTTCCTTTGTTGCGACAATGACGGAAATCACGGAAGTAAACCCGTTGCCTCCCCATTATGTATGCCCGTCATGCCAACATTCACAATTTTTCAATGACGGTTCTGTCGGAAGTGGATACGACTTGCCGGATCGAAATTGTCCGAAATGCGGTACCCTTTACAAAAAAGACGGCCACGATATTCCGTTTGAAACATTTCTAGGTTTTAAAGGAGATAAAGTACCGGATATCGATTTAAACTTCTCTGGAGAATATCAGCCGACCGCCCATAATTACACGAAAGTATTGTTCGGTGAAGATTACGTATATCGGGCGGGGACGATCGGTACCGTTGCCGATAAAACCGCCTATGGATTCGTCAAAGGGTATGCGGAGGATCATCAGTTAGTTTTGCGACAAGCGGAGATTGACCGATTATCGAAAGGATTAACGGGTGTAAAACGAACAACCGGTCAACACCCAGGAGGGATTATCGTCGTCCCAGATTACATGGATATTTATGACTTTACGCCGATCCAATACCCTGCCGATGCCCAAGATTCTGAATGGCGAACGACCCATTTCGATTTCCATTCGATCCACGACAACTTATTAAAATTGGATATACTCGGGCACGATGATCCGACCGTCATTCGTATGTTACAAGATTTAAGCGGCATCGATCCAAAAACGATACCGACGGACGATCCGGAAGTGATGAAAATCTTTCGTACCACAGAACCTCTTGGGGTAACAGAAGAACAAATTATGTGTAAAACAGGTACTTTAGGAATTCCGGAATTCGGAACTCGTTTTGTTCGACAAATGCTTGAAGATACGAATCCGACGACATTTTCTGAACTTGTACAAATTTCCGGACTCTCCCATGGAACCGACGTTTGGCTCGGAAATGCCCAGGAATTAATCCGCAACGGAACCTGTACGTTGAGCGAAGTAATCGGATGTCGGGATGACATTATGGTTTATTTGATTTATCAAGGAATCGAACCGTCCCTCGCCTTTAAAATTATGGAATCCGTCCGAAAAGGGAAGGGACTTACCGAAGAGATGGAATCGGAAATGCGGAAGCAAAACGTGCCGGACTGGTACATCGATTCGTGTAAAAAAATTAAGTATATGTTCCCGAAAGCCCACGCTACTGCTTACGTACTGATGGCTGTTCGGATCGCCTATTTCAAAGTCCACCATCCGTTATTGTTTTATGCAGCATACTTTACCGTTCGTGCGGAAGACTTTGATCTAGAAGCGATGATTCGCGGTTCAAATGCGATTCGAGCGCGTATATTGGAAATTGAAGAAAAGGGAATCGGCGCGTCTCAAAAGGAAAAAAATTTGTTAACGGTATTGGAAATCGCCCTCGAAATGTGTGAACGCGGTTTTTCATTTAAAAACATCGACTTGTACCGCTCTACCGCTTCGGAATTTATTATCGATGGCAACTCCCTTATTCCGCCGTTCAACGCGGTTCCAGGTCTCGGTACTTCCGTTGCGATGAATATCGTCAAGGCGAGGGAAAAAGGGGAGTTTTTGTCGAAGGAAGATTTGCAACAACGCGGAAAGGTTTCGAAGACGATTTTAGAATACTTGGAAAAGCAAGGTTGTCTCGATTCGTTACCGGAACAAAACCAATTATCGCTTTTTTAA
- the rimP gene encoding ribosome maturation factor RimP — translation MSKIAETVQQLALPIIRDLDMEIVHIEYVKEGKNYFLRVFIDKDTGVDIEDCERVSERLSEKLDEVDPIPHNYYLEVSSPGAERPLKKKNDFEKAVGKRVYIKTYEPVEGEKIFEGTLTKFEDECVYIDIVIKTRKKQVVIPLNKIALARLAVSF, via the coding sequence ATGAGCAAAATAGCCGAAACTGTACAACAATTAGCTTTGCCGATCATCCGTGATCTCGATATGGAAATCGTACATATTGAGTACGTAAAAGAAGGAAAAAACTACTTTTTACGTGTGTTTATCGATAAAGATACTGGAGTGGACATAGAAGACTGTGAGCGAGTCAGTGAGCGATTAAGTGAAAAATTGGACGAAGTGGATCCAATTCCACACAATTATTATTTAGAAGTATCATCTCCCGGAGCGGAACGTCCGTTAAAAAAGAAAAATGACTTCGAAAAGGCCGTCGGTAAACGGGTTTACATTAAAACGTACGAACCGGTTGAAGGGGAAAAAATATTCGAAGGAACTTTGACGAAATTTGAAGACGAATGCGTATACATCGACATCGTTATTAAAACGAGAAAAAAACAAGTGGTTATACCGTTAAATAAAATTGCGCTTGCTCGTCTGGCCGTAAGTTTTTAA
- the nusA gene encoding transcription termination factor NusA, producing the protein MSNELLDALDRLEKEKGISRDILVEAIEAALVSAYKRNFNQAQNVRTDFNLETGLMKVFARKEVVDEVFDSRLEISLDEARKIDPIYEVGDVVEIEVTPRNFGRIAAQTAKQVVTQRVREAERGIIFEEFSDREDDIMTGIVQRKDHRFVYVSLGRAEALMPVHEQMPNETYRHNDRLKVYITKVEKTTKGPQIFVSRTHPNLLKRLFELEVPEIYEGAVEIMSVAREAGDRSKISVHSANEDVDPVGACVGPKGSRVQAVVDELGGEKIDIVKYSKDPIEFVANALSPSKVLDVIVNEEEKSTVVVVPDYQLSLAIGKRGQNARLAAKLTGWKIDIKSETDAREMGIYPREEPFFSDEVIMEANSQEREDISNDEFFEDEE; encoded by the coding sequence ATGAGTAACGAATTATTGGATGCCTTGGATAGACTGGAAAAGGAGAAAGGAATTTCTCGGGATATTTTAGTGGAGGCGATTGAAGCTGCGCTCGTTTCGGCGTACAAACGAAATTTTAACCAAGCGCAAAACGTTCGCACCGATTTCAACTTAGAAACAGGGTTGATGAAAGTTTTTGCCCGAAAGGAAGTCGTCGACGAAGTGTTCGACTCCCGATTGGAAATCTCCTTAGATGAGGCGAGAAAAATTGATCCGATCTATGAAGTCGGAGATGTCGTAGAAATCGAAGTGACACCGAGAAATTTCGGAAGAATTGCAGCGCAAACGGCAAAACAAGTTGTTACCCAGAGGGTACGAGAAGCCGAACGGGGAATCATTTTCGAAGAATTTTCCGATCGGGAAGATGATATTATGACGGGGATTGTCCAACGGAAAGATCATCGATTTGTGTACGTGAGCCTCGGTCGTGCTGAAGCGCTCATGCCCGTTCATGAACAAATGCCAAATGAAACGTATCGTCATAACGATCGACTAAAAGTGTATATTACGAAAGTGGAAAAAACGACGAAAGGGCCACAAATTTTCGTCTCCCGTACTCATCCGAATTTATTAAAACGGTTGTTTGAATTAGAAGTGCCTGAAATATATGAAGGCGCCGTGGAAATTATGTCTGTAGCTAGAGAAGCAGGGGATCGTTCAAAAATCTCCGTTCATTCGGCAAATGAAGATGTCGATCCAGTCGGTGCCTGTGTCGGTCCAAAAGGTTCCCGTGTTCAAGCGGTCGTCGATGAACTTGGTGGAGAAAAAATCGATATCGTCAAATACTCGAAGGATCCCATTGAGTTTGTTGCCAATGCCCTCAGCCCGTCTAAAGTATTAGACGTCATTGTAAATGAAGAGGAAAAATCCACGGTAGTCGTCGTTCCGGATTATCAATTATCCCTCGCCATTGGAAAAAGGGGACAAAATGCTCGTTTGGCTGCAAAATTAACCGGTTGGAAAATCGATATTAAAAGTGAAACCGATGCGCGAGAAATGGGTATTTATCCACGGGAAGAACCGTTTTTCTCCGACGAAGTAATTATGGAAGCGAACAGTCAAGAGCGGGAAGATATATCGAATGATGAATTTTTCGAAGATGAAGAGTAA
- the rnpM gene encoding RNase P modulator RnpM, with protein MTRQKKIPMRKCVATGEMLPKKEMIRIVRSKDGEVSIDPTGKKSGRGAYLSKKKDAIVLAKRKNILEKHLQVKIDESIYDEIIHFIEKEPTV; from the coding sequence GTGACGAGGCAAAAGAAAATACCGATGCGAAAATGCGTTGCCACAGGTGAAATGCTACCGAAAAAAGAAATGATTCGAATCGTCCGTTCCAAAGATGGAGAAGTTTCCATCGATCCTACGGGAAAAAAATCCGGACGGGGTGCATACCTTTCGAAAAAGAAAGACGCGATTGTACTAGCGAAACGGAAAAACATTTTAGAAAAACATTTACAAGTAAAAATTGACGAGAGTATTTACGACGAAATTATTCATTTCATCGAAAAGGAGCCAACTGTGTAA
- a CDS encoding YlxQ family RNA-binding protein, which yields MVREKWLSLLGLANRAGKIVTGEEFVIKEIQKGRAKLVVLTEDVSDQTLKKMKNKCSFYGVPLKQKGNRYALGAAIGKHARVCVAVTDEGFAKKLITLLD from the coding sequence ATGGTTCGAGAAAAATGGTTGTCATTGTTAGGTTTAGCTAATCGAGCTGGAAAAATCGTTACCGGGGAAGAATTCGTTATAAAAGAAATTCAAAAAGGCCGGGCGAAATTAGTCGTTTTAACCGAAGACGTTTCCGATCAAACATTAAAAAAAATGAAGAATAAATGCTCCTTTTACGGTGTTCCATTGAAACAAAAAGGAAATCGATACGCCTTAGGTGCTGCCATCGGGAAACATGCTCGTGTTTGCGTAGCGGTAACGGATGAAGGGTTTGCCAAAAAACTGATAACCTTGCTCGATTAA